A section of the Nitrospirota bacterium genome encodes:
- a CDS encoding ABC transporter ATP-binding protein gives MAEQPTSIDITSLVKRHGATLAVDHVSLTVQRGEFFSLLGPSGAGKSSVLRMIAGFETPDEGTIRIEGRSMEAVPPNRRPVNLVFQSYALFPHLTVAENVSFGPRMQGVPRGEIASRVRASLDMVKLTSKEERLPAQLSGGEQQRVALARALVNRPAVLLLDEPLSALDQQLRQEMQVELKSIQERAGCTFVCVTHHQEEALTMSDRVAVMHQGRVLQIGRPQDLYESPNSAFVARFIGVSNELRGIVRRIDGGRAVLQPSELPGEAQIALPGHTALHEGTAVTLLLRPERLRLSTEAQGLNGEQSLAGSVEKVLYSGSDRRYLVRLGERLVWSVRVPNDESGRNGLQRGDVVHVRWLIADAVVLSE, from the coding sequence ATGGCCGAACAACCAACTAGCATCGACATTACTTCGCTGGTGAAGCGGCATGGGGCCACGCTGGCCGTCGACCATGTGTCGCTGACCGTGCAGCGAGGGGAATTCTTTTCGCTCCTCGGTCCCAGCGGGGCAGGGAAGAGTTCCGTCTTGCGCATGATCGCCGGATTTGAAACGCCGGACGAGGGGACCATTCGCATCGAGGGCCGCTCAATGGAGGCGGTTCCGCCGAACCGTCGCCCAGTCAACCTCGTATTCCAATCCTATGCCCTTTTCCCCCATTTGACGGTCGCGGAGAACGTCTCGTTCGGTCCCAGGATGCAAGGAGTACCGCGAGGCGAGATTGCGTCCCGCGTCCGTGCATCGTTGGACATGGTGAAGCTCACGTCGAAAGAGGAGCGTCTGCCGGCCCAGTTGTCCGGTGGGGAGCAACAACGCGTGGCGCTGGCCCGCGCTTTGGTGAATCGGCCGGCGGTGCTCTTGTTGGACGAACCGTTGTCGGCCTTGGATCAACAACTCCGGCAGGAGATGCAGGTCGAATTGAAATCCATCCAAGAGCGAGCCGGCTGCACCTTCGTCTGCGTCACCCATCATCAGGAAGAAGCCTTGACCATGTCGGACCGTGTGGCGGTCATGCATCAGGGGCGGGTACTGCAGATTGGACGCCCGCAAGATTTGTATGAGTCGCCGAACTCGGCTTTTGTGGCCCGGTTTATCGGAGTCTCGAATGAATTGCGCGGCATCGTTCGACGCATCGACGGAGGCCGGGCGGTGCTACAGCCGTCAGAGCTTCCGGGAGAGGCTCAGATTGCCCTGCCAGGTCATACGGCGCTCCACGAGGGGACTGCCGTGACGCTTCTCTTGAGACCGGAGCGGCTTCGTCTTTCGACTGAGGCCCAGGGCCTGAATGGCGAGCAGAGCCTGGCTGGCTCAGTCGAGAAGGTCCTCTACAGTGGAAGCGATCGCCGGTATCTGGTGCGGCTTGGCGAGCGTCTGGTCTGGAGCGTGCGCGTGCCGAACGATGAGTCCGGTCGAAACGGACTCCAGCGCGGCGATGTTGTCCATGTGCGCTGGCTGATTGCCGATGCTGTGGTGTTGAGCGAATGA
- a CDS encoding DEAD/DEAH box helicase yields the protein MTTEELEQLLAQQPIALLHRLARGRVQRHFRAGKRRLIEVLLRHSAENRAGFESDLMILIGEKPVRPAPAPAQAPTARKPKPSAPPRRPGQRPTEPESQEPGITLSTWLEGLGVPSSSQPFIPDAWQEDAIAKLRESDVVVSVPTGSGKTYVAVEAARRAIAENRTVIYTSPLKALSNTKYTEFSKIFGADQVGILTGDRRDNGQAPLLIMTTEILRNLLYDAGGGEIDVRLDTLGLVILDESQYIADPERGVVWEETIIFCPSQAKLLLLSASIGNPHDIANWLTSIRQTPCHLIKHSTRTVPLRAGYLHPNGKLSPLFRTAGIPHGHPGHLHPEAKRLFDQYEDETQPSGRRR from the coding sequence ATGACGACCGAAGAACTCGAACAGCTCCTGGCTCAACAACCGATCGCCCTCTTGCACCGTCTGGCGCGAGGACGGGTGCAGCGGCATTTCCGCGCAGGCAAACGCCGCTTGATCGAAGTCTTGCTGCGCCACTCCGCGGAAAATCGCGCAGGCTTCGAATCCGACCTCATGATCTTAATCGGTGAGAAACCGGTTCGACCAGCTCCAGCCCCGGCTCAAGCCCCAACCGCAAGGAAGCCCAAACCCTCGGCCCCGCCGCGTCGCCCAGGACAAAGGCCGACGGAGCCGGAATCCCAGGAGCCCGGCATCACCCTCTCCACCTGGCTGGAGGGATTGGGAGTGCCGTCGTCCTCGCAGCCCTTTATCCCGGATGCCTGGCAAGAAGACGCCATCGCCAAATTACGAGAGAGCGACGTGGTCGTGAGCGTGCCGACGGGAAGCGGCAAGACCTATGTCGCAGTCGAAGCAGCCCGCCGCGCCATCGCGGAGAACCGGACCGTCATCTACACCTCGCCGCTCAAGGCCCTCTCCAACACCAAGTACACGGAGTTTTCGAAAATCTTCGGCGCAGACCAGGTCGGCATCCTGACCGGCGACCGGCGCGACAACGGGCAAGCGCCCCTCCTGATCATGACGACGGAAATCCTGCGCAATCTGCTCTACGACGCAGGAGGCGGTGAGATCGACGTGCGGCTGGATACATTGGGTTTGGTGATTTTGGACGAGTCGCAATATATCGCGGACCCGGAACGGGGCGTCGTCTGGGAAGAAACGATCATCTTCTGCCCGAGCCAAGCGAAGCTGCTCTTGCTCTCGGCCTCGATCGGCAATCCCCATGACATTGCCAACTGGCTCACGTCGATCAGACAGACGCCCTGCCACTTGATCAAGCACAGCACCCGCACCGTGCCGCTGCGCGCCGGCTACCTCCACCCGAACGGCAAACTCTCCCCGCTCTTCCGCACCGCCGGCATTCCCCATGGCCATCCGGGCCATCTCCATCCGGAAGCCAAGCGGCTCTTTGACCAATACGAAGACGAAACCCAGCCATCAGGGCGCCGCCGCTAG
- a CDS encoding ABC transporter permease, with protein MKQSGGWLWRASVANLFFLYGPIAALILFSFNASRLSATWQGWSLQWYRALWADQALQAAAVNSLWVATVSTVLALLLGVSLAVGLEGLPGRRQRQIEQALLLPLVIPEVMMGVSLLLFFLLVNVPLSLTTVILGHASFNVPVVMVIVRARLRKLDPRLLEVAADLGASYWDALRYVTLPLLRPAILGAGLMAFTISLDDFIVTFFTAGPGATTLPLKVYSMIKSGLSPEINALSALFVVVSMGLIGFSLLLQRR; from the coding sequence ATGAAACAGTCCGGCGGCTGGCTGTGGCGTGCGAGTGTGGCGAATCTGTTTTTTCTCTATGGACCGATCGCCGCGCTGATTCTCTTTTCGTTCAATGCCTCTCGTCTGTCTGCGACCTGGCAAGGTTGGTCCTTGCAATGGTACCGGGCCCTCTGGGCGGATCAGGCCTTGCAGGCTGCCGCAGTGAACAGTCTGTGGGTGGCGACGGTTTCGACGGTGCTCGCGTTGCTGCTGGGTGTCAGCCTGGCCGTGGGGCTGGAGGGTCTGCCGGGAAGGCGGCAGCGCCAGATCGAACAGGCCTTGCTGCTGCCGCTGGTGATTCCGGAAGTGATGATGGGGGTGTCGCTGTTATTGTTCTTCCTGCTGGTGAACGTGCCGCTGAGCCTGACGACGGTGATACTCGGCCATGCCTCGTTCAACGTGCCAGTCGTGATGGTCATCGTGCGGGCGCGCCTCAGAAAGTTGGATCCACGGCTGCTAGAGGTGGCGGCGGATTTGGGGGCCTCCTATTGGGATGCGTTGCGATATGTGACCCTTCCATTGCTCAGGCCTGCCATCCTTGGCGCAGGGCTCATGGCCTTCACCATCTCGCTCGACGACTTCATCGTCACCTTCTTTACCGCAGGCCCCGGCGCGACGACCCTGCCGCTGAAAGTCTATTCCATGATCAAGTCCGGACTGTCTCCCGAGATCAACGCCCTGTCGGCATTGTTCGTGGTCGTATCCATGGGATTGATCGGGTTTTCGCTTCTGCTCCAACGACGGTAG
- a CDS encoding response regulator gives MATILVVDDEESIRSLLKEVLERANHRVLEARDGQEGLALYQQNKVDLVLMDILMPGTDGLETTLQLTREYLDAKVIAMTGAQGDRNFLDVAKLFGARCVFEKPFDLDKLVQAINDELAR, from the coding sequence ATGGCTACTATCCTTGTTGTTGACGACGAAGAATCGATCCGGAGCCTCCTGAAGGAGGTTCTTGAGAGGGCCAACCACCGCGTGCTCGAAGCTCGAGATGGTCAGGAGGGCTTAGCCCTCTACCAACAAAACAAGGTCGACCTGGTCCTGATGGATATCCTGATGCCGGGAACCGACGGCCTGGAAACCACTCTACAGCTGACGCGGGAATATCTCGACGCGAAGGTGATCGCCATGACCGGCGCCCAAGGCGACCGCAACTTCCTCGACGTCGCGAAACTCTTCGGCGCCCGCTGCGTCTTCGAAAAACCCTTCGACCTCGACAAACTCGTCCAAGCTATCAACGACGAACTCGCCAGATAG
- the glgB gene encoding 1,4-alpha-glucan branching protein GlgB has product MSGLSLEQLEQLVQGHHWNPLAILGAHPIAQGNSPTVAIRCFLPEAKEAALLLSGNGRRPIPMSRLHEAGLFEAIVQGPLGTDPYRLRVTDYAGQISERHDPYAFPPLLTDFELHLFAEGTLFKAYETMGAHLRTVQGVQGVHFVVWAPNAARVSVVGDFNQWDGRRHPMTSRGATGLWELFIPELTDGTLYKYEIRSRHHEAPLLKADPYAVASELRPKTASIVRSLASYRWKDQSWMAARAQQDPLAMPLSIYEVHLGSWMRVPEEGNRWLTYAELAAKLIPYVKDMGYTHLELLPVTEHPFDGSWGYQTTGYFAATSRHGAPEDFMAFVDAAHQAGIGVLMDWTPAHFPDDPHGLAQFDGTHLYDHADPRLGYHPDWHSRIFNYDRVEVRNFLLNSGLFWLDRYHIDGLRVDAVASMLYLDYGRKEGEWIPNQFGGHENIGAVTLLKDLNVLVHSDFPGAMTIAEESTSWPGVSRPTYAGGLGFTFKWNMGWMHDMLEYFDRDPVHRPFHQNQLTFGLLYAFNENFVLVLSHDEVVHGKRALLDKMPGDEWQRFANLRSLYGFMYGHPGKKMLFMGGEFGQWCEWNHDTSLEWHLCEQERHVSLQRFVRDLNCLYRQEPALHELDHEWTGFQWIDFCDAAHSVIAFLRKAKNQGDHILCVCNFTPVPRYDYRVGVPKTGYYRELLNSDASTYGGSNLGNGGGLQTSAVPSHDMPHSLTLTLPPLSVLFLKRI; this is encoded by the coding sequence ATGTCAGGCTTATCGCTCGAACAACTCGAACAACTCGTCCAGGGGCACCACTGGAATCCCCTCGCGATTCTCGGCGCTCACCCGATAGCCCAGGGCAATTCCCCAACCGTTGCGATTCGCTGTTTCTTACCGGAAGCCAAAGAAGCGGCCCTCCTCCTCAGCGGGAACGGCCGCCGACCCATTCCCATGTCGCGCCTCCATGAAGCCGGTCTGTTTGAAGCTATCGTCCAGGGGCCACTCGGAACCGACCCCTATCGTCTCCGCGTCACCGACTATGCAGGTCAGATCTCTGAGCGACATGACCCCTATGCTTTCCCGCCTCTTCTCACAGACTTCGAGCTGCATCTCTTCGCCGAAGGGACCCTCTTTAAAGCCTATGAGACGATGGGCGCCCATCTCCGGACGGTGCAGGGTGTTCAGGGAGTCCATTTTGTCGTCTGGGCGCCGAACGCCGCGAGAGTCAGCGTCGTGGGCGACTTCAACCAATGGGATGGCCGCCGCCATCCTATGACGAGCCGCGGAGCAACCGGCCTCTGGGAGCTCTTCATTCCCGAACTCACAGACGGCACACTCTATAAATATGAAATTCGGTCTCGCCATCATGAAGCGCCGCTCTTGAAGGCCGATCCCTATGCGGTCGCCTCGGAGCTGCGCCCCAAGACCGCCTCGATCGTCCGCTCACTCGCTTCCTATCGTTGGAAGGACCAGTCCTGGATGGCGGCGCGGGCACAGCAAGACCCCCTCGCCATGCCCCTCTCCATTTACGAGGTCCATCTCGGTTCCTGGATGCGTGTCCCTGAGGAAGGAAATCGCTGGCTTACCTACGCAGAGCTTGCAGCAAAGCTCATCCCGTACGTGAAGGATATGGGCTATACCCATCTCGAACTGTTACCAGTTACCGAACACCCGTTTGACGGATCCTGGGGCTATCAGACCACCGGCTATTTTGCCGCCACTAGCCGGCACGGCGCTCCCGAAGACTTTATGGCCTTCGTCGATGCGGCACATCAGGCCGGAATCGGCGTGCTGATGGACTGGACCCCCGCGCACTTTCCTGACGATCCGCACGGGCTCGCCCAGTTCGACGGCACGCATCTCTACGACCATGCAGACCCACGGCTCGGGTACCATCCTGACTGGCACAGCCGCATCTTCAATTATGATCGCGTCGAGGTCCGGAACTTCCTCCTGAACAGCGGGCTCTTTTGGCTGGATCGATACCATATCGACGGCTTGCGCGTGGATGCCGTCGCCTCGATGCTCTATCTCGACTACGGCCGGAAAGAGGGAGAGTGGATTCCCAATCAGTTCGGCGGGCACGAAAACATCGGAGCCGTCACGCTGCTGAAAGACTTGAATGTGCTGGTCCACAGTGATTTCCCTGGCGCCATGACCATCGCGGAAGAATCCACATCCTGGCCGGGAGTCTCACGCCCCACCTATGCCGGAGGACTGGGCTTCACGTTCAAATGGAACATGGGCTGGATGCACGACATGCTGGAATACTTCGACCGCGATCCCGTCCACCGCCCCTTCCACCAGAACCAGCTGACATTCGGGCTCCTCTATGCCTTTAATGAAAACTTCGTCCTGGTGCTCTCGCACGATGAAGTGGTGCATGGGAAACGGGCACTGCTCGATAAAATGCCCGGTGATGAGTGGCAACGCTTCGCCAATCTCCGTTCCCTCTATGGCTTCATGTATGGGCACCCCGGCAAAAAAATGCTGTTCATGGGCGGAGAGTTCGGGCAGTGGTGTGAATGGAACCATGACACCAGCCTGGAATGGCATCTCTGCGAGCAGGAGCGGCACGTGAGTCTCCAGCGGTTCGTACGAGACCTCAACTGTCTCTACCGCCAGGAACCGGCGCTGCACGAGCTCGATCACGAATGGACCGGTTTCCAGTGGATCGACTTTTGTGATGCGGCCCATTCCGTCATCGCCTTCCTAAGAAAAGCGAAGAATCAGGGCGATCACATATTGTGTGTGTGTAACTTCACCCCTGTTCCGCGCTACGACTATCGAGTCGGCGTGCCGAAGACAGGCTACTACCGTGAACTGCTGAACAGTGACGCCTCGACCTACGGAGGGAGCAACCTGGGCAATGGAGGCGGGCTCCAGACGAGCGCTGTCCCCTCCCACGACATGCCCCATTCGCTCACCCTCACACTCCCGCCCCTATCGGTGCTGTTCCTCAAACGAATCTGA
- a CDS encoding ABC transporter permease — MKMSVPVGQAPSWWLLGPGLVWMGLLFVVPLCLMFVISFAGRGTYGGIVWSFSLTNYLDLLHPLYARILGQSILLASVTTLLCLIMGFPLAYHIARAAPSRQGIWLLLVMIPFWTNFLVRTYAWMFILRTEGLLNTLLLKLGVITTPIELLYSNTAVVIGLVYGYLPFMVLPLYVALERVDRTLVEAAWDLYATRWTVFGRIILPLAKPGVVAGCLLVFIPSLGAFLTPDLLGGARSMMIGNLIQHEFLVARDWPLGAAISCLLMLFVVGMMSWSLRAAKSVVQPESES; from the coding sequence ATGAAGATGTCTGTTCCAGTCGGGCAGGCCCCGTCCTGGTGGCTCCTTGGACCAGGCCTGGTCTGGATGGGGCTCTTGTTTGTTGTGCCGCTCTGTCTCATGTTCGTAATCAGCTTTGCTGGCCGTGGCACCTACGGCGGAATTGTTTGGTCGTTCAGCCTGACGAACTACCTCGATCTGCTCCACCCTCTCTATGCCCGTATCCTTGGCCAGTCGATCCTCCTGGCTTCGGTGACGACTCTGCTCTGTCTGATCATGGGTTTTCCCTTGGCCTACCATATTGCTCGGGCGGCGCCAAGCCGGCAGGGGATCTGGTTGCTGCTGGTGATGATTCCCTTCTGGACTAACTTCCTCGTCCGTACCTATGCCTGGATGTTTATCCTGCGCACGGAGGGTCTGCTCAATACGTTGTTGTTGAAGCTGGGAGTGATCACCACGCCGATCGAATTGCTCTACTCCAATACTGCTGTCGTGATCGGACTGGTCTATGGGTATCTGCCCTTTATGGTGTTGCCGCTCTATGTGGCGCTCGAGCGGGTGGATCGGACGTTGGTCGAGGCGGCCTGGGATCTCTACGCGACGAGGTGGACGGTCTTTGGGCGGATCATTCTGCCGCTCGCCAAGCCGGGGGTCGTGGCCGGCTGTCTCCTCGTCTTTATTCCCTCGCTTGGAGCCTTTCTCACGCCGGACCTGCTCGGGGGCGCCCGGAGCATGATGATCGGGAACCTCATTCAGCATGAGTTTCTCGTCGCGCGCGATTGGCCGCTGGGCGCGGCTATTTCCTGCCTGCTGATGTTGTTCGTGGTGGGGATGATGAGCTGGTCCCTTCGCGCAGCAAAATCGGTGGTGCAACCGGAGTCTGAATCATGA
- the glgC gene encoding glucose-1-phosphate adenylyltransferase has protein sequence MPNIFTMVLAGGKGERLQPLTEHRAKPAVPFGGKYRIIDFTLSNCLNSGIRKVAVLIQYKSHSLDRHIRTGWNILNAELGEYVASIPPQQRISEEWYQGTADAVHQNLFLLDNEQPDYVLILAGDHIYKMNYMEMFHWLIAKGADAVVGAIDIPIDEAHRFGVMSVDEDFRITNFEEKPAHPQSIPNDPTHAFASMGIYLFRTKVLREYLIADAQEGGSHDFGKNIIPKMIRDRRVYAFKFVDANNKDVKYWRDIGTLDAYWEANMDLVAVEPQFNLYDQHWPIRTYQGQYPPAKFVFAQDYQGGRMGVALDSIICGGCIISGGRVQNSVLSPNVRVQDHADVRDSIVMENVIIGEQSRIKRAIIDKDVIIPPKSEIGYDRAADAQRFTVTESGLVVISKGMKLHASLDSSG, from the coding sequence ATGCCAAACATTTTCACCATGGTGTTGGCCGGCGGGAAGGGCGAACGTCTCCAGCCCCTCACTGAGCATCGAGCCAAGCCGGCTGTTCCCTTCGGCGGGAAATACCGCATTATCGATTTTACCCTCAGCAATTGTCTCAACTCCGGAATTCGAAAAGTCGCCGTTCTCATCCAGTACAAGTCACACTCGCTCGACCGTCACATCCGCACAGGCTGGAACATCCTCAACGCCGAGCTTGGTGAATACGTCGCCTCAATTCCACCCCAGCAGCGGATCAGCGAAGAGTGGTATCAAGGCACCGCCGACGCCGTCCATCAAAACCTGTTCCTCCTCGACAACGAACAACCCGACTATGTGCTCATCCTCGCCGGCGACCATATCTACAAGATGAACTATATGGAGATGTTCCATTGGCTCATCGCCAAAGGCGCCGATGCCGTGGTCGGCGCAATCGACATCCCAATCGACGAAGCACATCGGTTCGGCGTGATGAGCGTGGACGAGGATTTCCGGATTACGAACTTTGAAGAAAAGCCGGCACACCCACAGTCGATCCCCAACGATCCGACCCATGCCTTTGCCTCGATGGGCATCTACCTGTTTCGCACCAAGGTCCTTCGCGAATACTTGATCGCCGACGCCCAGGAAGGCGGGAGTCACGACTTCGGGAAAAATATCATTCCCAAGATGATTCGCGATCGGCGCGTTTACGCCTTCAAGTTTGTCGACGCCAACAACAAAGACGTAAAATATTGGCGAGACATCGGCACCTTGGACGCCTACTGGGAGGCGAACATGGACCTCGTCGCCGTGGAGCCTCAATTCAATCTCTACGACCAACATTGGCCGATCCGGACCTATCAGGGGCAATACCCCCCGGCCAAATTCGTCTTCGCGCAGGACTATCAGGGCGGCAGGATGGGCGTGGCCCTGGACTCCATCATCTGCGGCGGGTGCATCATCTCCGGTGGCCGTGTGCAAAACTCTGTGCTCTCACCGAACGTCCGTGTCCAGGACCATGCGGACGTACGGGATTCCATCGTCATGGAAAACGTCATCATCGGCGAACAGAGCCGGATCAAACGGGCCATCATCGATAAAGACGTCATCATACCGCCCAAGTCAGAAATCGGATACGACCGGGCAGCCGATGCCCAACGATTTACCGTCACAGAATCCGGCTTGGTCGTGATTTCAAAGGGAATGAAACTGCATGCCTCCCTCGATTCATCCGGTTGA
- a CDS encoding spermidine/putrescine ABC transporter substrate-binding protein — protein MRVKEMILSLGLVLLLLCGNLACQRMSGDEDQKTLHYFTWSDYVGPELLAEFERRHGVRVVVDTFSSNEELLAKLQGGATGYDVTVPSDFMAAIMIQQGLVAELDPARLPNAATLEDHLQHLPFDPTQRYATPYLWGTVGIGYDSAVISTPPDSWAVLWDSRYAGKISMLNDQREVFGAVLRSMGASMNTKDPALIEEAKTRLLAQKPLVKAYASDHYDQLLASGDVVLAHGWGGPVARAMKDRPSIRYVVPKEGGTLWADCLVVLKSSPRKELAMQFINYLLEPQVAARTAERLLFASANKEARLFVPVHILDNPAIYPPVELLPRLEWMTDVGEALRLYDRAWTELKMR, from the coding sequence ATGCGCGTGAAAGAGATGATCCTCTCTCTTGGTCTGGTTCTGTTGCTGCTCTGCGGGAATCTGGCCTGTCAGCGCATGTCCGGGGACGAGGACCAGAAGACGCTCCATTACTTCACCTGGTCCGATTACGTCGGGCCTGAGTTGCTGGCGGAGTTCGAGCGACGTCATGGAGTGCGGGTTGTCGTAGATACGTTCAGCAGCAATGAAGAACTGTTGGCCAAGCTTCAGGGCGGAGCGACAGGTTACGATGTCACGGTGCCGTCTGACTTCATGGCGGCGATCATGATTCAGCAGGGGCTGGTGGCAGAACTGGATCCCGCGCGGTTGCCCAATGCCGCTACGCTGGAAGACCATCTTCAGCACCTGCCGTTCGATCCGACGCAGCGCTACGCGACTCCCTATCTCTGGGGCACGGTCGGAATCGGCTATGACTCGGCCGTTATCTCGACGCCTCCGGACAGTTGGGCCGTCCTGTGGGATTCCCGTTACGCAGGAAAGATCAGCATGTTGAACGATCAGCGCGAAGTCTTTGGGGCGGTCCTCCGGTCGATGGGGGCGTCGATGAATACGAAGGACCCGGCCTTGATCGAGGAAGCGAAGACGCGACTGCTGGCGCAAAAGCCGTTGGTGAAGGCCTATGCCAGCGACCATTACGACCAGCTTCTGGCGTCGGGCGATGTGGTCTTGGCCCATGGGTGGGGAGGGCCGGTGGCGCGGGCGATGAAGGATCGTCCGTCGATTCGCTATGTCGTGCCGAAAGAAGGCGGCACGCTGTGGGCGGATTGTCTGGTCGTGCTCAAGTCCTCTCCCAGGAAAGAGCTGGCGATGCAGTTCATCAATTATTTATTGGAGCCGCAGGTGGCGGCGCGCACAGCAGAGCGGTTGCTCTTTGCCTCAGCCAACAAAGAGGCCAGGCTCTTCGTGCCGGTGCATATCCTGGACAATCCTGCCATCTATCCTCCCGTCGAGTTGCTGCCCCGGCTGGAATGGATGACTGACGTGGGCGAGGCGCTGCGGCTTTATGACAGGGCGTGGACAGAGCTGAAGATGCGCTAG
- a CDS encoding DUF882 domain-containing protein, producing MPHHNPWSWTRRSFLKTSVVGLLLLGSRLLQPSVARADELPDGELTFFNVRTDERLRVRYRDDEGNYDLTALDEVNHILRCHHTDEVAAIDVRVLEHVNLVQKTVGGAGEIHVISGYRSPEYNAQLVKRSRRAARHSLHVEGQALDFYIPGVDVHELRRAALRLQYGGIGFYPRKHFIHLDCGPFRTW from the coding sequence GTGCCACATCACAATCCCTGGTCTTGGACTCGTCGGTCTTTCCTGAAAACGTCCGTTGTCGGGCTGCTGTTGCTCGGCAGCAGGCTGCTGCAGCCATCGGTTGCGCGAGCGGACGAACTGCCTGACGGAGAACTGACCTTTTTCAACGTACGTACGGATGAACGGTTGCGCGTCCGCTATCGCGACGACGAAGGGAATTACGACCTGACGGCGTTGGATGAGGTGAATCACATTCTGCGTTGCCATCATACGGACGAAGTCGCCGCGATCGATGTGCGCGTGCTGGAACATGTGAATCTTGTGCAGAAAACAGTCGGTGGCGCGGGTGAGATCCATGTGATCTCCGGCTACCGGTCGCCCGAGTATAATGCGCAGCTGGTGAAGCGGAGCCGGCGAGCCGCGCGGCACAGCCTGCACGTCGAGGGACAGGCGCTCGATTTCTACATTCCCGGCGTCGACGTTCACGAGCTTCGCCGTGCCGCCTTACGGCTCCAGTACGGCGGGATTGGATTCTATCCGCGCAAACATTTCATCCATCTCGATTGTGGGCCGTTCCGCACCTGGTAG